Proteins found in one Planctomycetes bacterium MalM25 genomic segment:
- the galE gene encoding UDP-glucose 4-epimerase produces the protein MKILVTGGAGYVGSHAVKRLVAGGHDVWVIDNLVYGHRACVEALGLPAERFIEGDLTERPLVEKLLKENGIEAVMHFAAYAFVNESVTDPAKYYQNNVVGTLSLLEAMRAVGVKNVVFSSTCATYGVPERVPIPEDHPQAPINPYGFTKLVIEHALQDYHHAYGFSYAALRYFNASGAAEDGTIGEDHTPETHLIPLILQVALGQREHITIFGTDYPTPDGSCIRDYIHVDDLADAHLAAIEKLATAGDEGLAIRCNLGTGVGSSVREVIAACEKVTGGPIKTLEGQRREGDPPELVGDPSGAERMLGWRAQRTDIAETVGSAWKWHSAHPDGYGD, from the coding sequence ATGAAGATTCTGGTCACCGGCGGCGCCGGCTACGTCGGTTCGCACGCCGTGAAGCGGCTGGTCGCCGGCGGGCACGACGTCTGGGTCATCGACAACCTCGTGTACGGCCACCGGGCGTGCGTCGAGGCCCTCGGGCTCCCCGCCGAGCGGTTCATCGAGGGCGATCTGACCGAGCGTCCGCTCGTCGAGAAGCTGCTCAAGGAGAACGGCATCGAAGCGGTCATGCACTTCGCCGCGTACGCGTTCGTAAACGAGTCGGTCACCGACCCGGCGAAGTACTACCAGAACAACGTGGTCGGCACGCTCTCGCTGCTCGAGGCGATGCGCGCCGTCGGCGTGAAGAACGTCGTCTTCTCTAGCACGTGCGCCACCTACGGCGTGCCCGAGCGGGTGCCGATCCCCGAGGACCACCCGCAGGCGCCGATCAACCCGTACGGCTTCACGAAGCTGGTGATCGAGCACGCGCTGCAGGATTACCACCACGCCTACGGCTTCAGCTACGCGGCGCTCCGCTACTTCAACGCGTCCGGCGCGGCGGAGGACGGCACGATCGGCGAGGACCACACGCCGGAGACCCACCTGATTCCGCTCATCCTGCAGGTGGCGCTCGGCCAACGCGAGCACATCACGATCTTCGGCACGGACTACCCGACGCCCGACGGCAGCTGCATCCGCGACTACATCCACGTCGACGACTTGGCCGACGCGCACCTCGCCGCGATCGAGAAGCTCGCGACCGCGGGCGACGAGGGCCTCGCGATCCGTTGCAACCTCGGCACCGGCGTCGGATCGAGCGTCCGCGAGGTGATCGCCGCTTGCGAGAAAGTGACCGGCGGGCCGATCAAGACCCTCGAGGGCCAGCGCCGCGAGGGCGATCCGCCCGAGCTGGTCGGCGACCCAAGCGGCGCGGAGCGGATGCTCGGTTGGCGCGCCCAACGGACCGACATCGCCGAGACGGTCGGCTCCGCGTGGAAGTGGCACTCGGCCCACCCCGACGGCTACGGAGACTGA
- the rpoE_1 gene encoding ECF RNA polymerase sigma factor RpoE, with translation MTTSTAERPDLAALHNERSVDVRNAVAGLDSSYRQPLLLAFFEGLTHREIADRLDEPLGTVKSRVRAAIQTLKAKLHRYGGHDDELP, from the coding sequence GTGACCACCTCCACCGCCGAGCGCCCCGATCTCGCCGCGTTGCACAACGAGCGATCCGTGGACGTCCGCAACGCGGTGGCGGGTCTCGACTCGTCCTATCGTCAGCCGCTCCTGCTAGCATTTTTTGAGGGGCTGACCCATCGCGAGATTGCGGATCGGCTCGACGAACCCCTAGGAACCGTCAAGTCGCGAGTACGTGCTGCGATTCAGACGCTGAAGGCCAAACTCCATCGGTACGGGGGGCACGACGATGAACTGCCGTGA
- a CDS encoding signal peptidase I — protein sequence MAKKNKRRGPAPLKDAGRVKTPAEILGVPEPTAAQLSRRGGRETMDALVVAFVLAFLIRTYVAEAFVIPTGSMAPTLMGQHKDVFCDQCGVRFKVNSSDDSERYLAQIRKQREQLDAEIQQIRLAVNAGRLSSEEAQRRINNGEQYYARQIESVQGLVCVGGECPQCRRLMPLSNGLPAELRPAGSDSIEQTADYSGDRLVVSKYAYSFANPERWDVAVFKYPGDSEVNYIKRVTGLPGEELRIFQGDLYTRPLGTDEPFAIASKPAEQAMSMRQFVHDTHHESAKLINAGWPLAWSASQGWKPVIDKALRKSARGAEVLRLTYEGESPAGETRWLRYRHTPPNENVWNRVLEGGGEKMNYTPQPELITDFTPYNTRLTLTQVRAQKRFTLEPRDREDADLGSIGAHWVSDLMVEAEVTAEGEACELSLDLVDSGEHFGVTIQAADGSARFWRRAFEGNETVEIASASTPVRAGSAHRLRLANFDNRLLLWVDETLIDADAAYETPQSQGEGDATAPRSSDTDKGDLAPVGVGVSGGDATVARLRVWRDGYYLAASHREPRSNFTTDLSLGAFEPEDQRNWSRSVKEMTRDPDLWYAFANRRRVDFEIDEGQLFVMGDNSGHSLDARLWKGGNGGDLGRPGGAYLEDSQLVGKAICVYWPHSWYSVGPLPVWPNFGDMRLVR from the coding sequence ATGGCGAAGAAGAACAAACGCCGCGGCCCCGCCCCCCTGAAGGACGCGGGCCGCGTGAAGACCCCCGCGGAGATCTTGGGCGTCCCCGAGCCGACCGCCGCGCAGCTCAGCCGGCGTGGCGGGCGCGAGACGATGGACGCGCTGGTCGTCGCCTTCGTGCTGGCGTTCCTGATCCGCACCTACGTCGCGGAGGCGTTCGTCATCCCGACCGGGTCGATGGCCCCCACGCTCATGGGTCAGCACAAAGACGTCTTCTGCGACCAGTGCGGCGTCCGGTTCAAGGTGAATTCGTCGGACGATTCAGAACGCTACCTAGCGCAGATACGCAAGCAGCGAGAGCAACTGGACGCCGAGATCCAGCAGATCCGGCTCGCGGTAAACGCGGGCCGTCTCAGCAGCGAAGAGGCCCAACGGCGCATCAACAACGGTGAGCAGTACTATGCAAGGCAGATCGAGAGCGTGCAGGGCTTGGTTTGCGTCGGGGGAGAGTGCCCCCAGTGCCGACGGCTGATGCCCCTCTCGAACGGTCTCCCCGCGGAGCTTCGCCCCGCGGGCAGCGACTCGATTGAGCAGACCGCCGACTACAGCGGCGACCGTCTTGTGGTGAGCAAGTACGCCTACTCGTTCGCCAACCCGGAGCGGTGGGACGTCGCCGTGTTCAAGTACCCGGGGGACTCGGAGGTCAACTACATCAAGCGCGTCACCGGCCTGCCGGGCGAGGAGTTGCGGATCTTCCAGGGGGATCTCTACACGCGTCCTCTAGGGACGGACGAACCGTTCGCGATCGCCAGCAAGCCGGCGGAGCAGGCGATGTCGATGCGGCAGTTCGTACACGACACGCACCATGAATCCGCCAAGCTGATCAACGCGGGTTGGCCGCTCGCCTGGTCCGCCTCGCAGGGGTGGAAGCCGGTCATCGACAAGGCGCTCCGAAAGTCGGCGCGCGGGGCGGAAGTACTCCGCCTGACCTACGAGGGCGAATCCCCCGCGGGCGAGACGCGTTGGCTCCGCTACCGCCACACGCCGCCGAACGAGAACGTCTGGAATCGGGTTCTGGAGGGTGGGGGCGAGAAGATGAACTACACCCCGCAGCCGGAGTTGATCACCGATTTCACCCCCTACAACACGCGTCTCACACTCACCCAGGTGAGGGCGCAGAAGCGCTTCACCCTCGAGCCACGTGATCGAGAAGACGCCGATCTGGGGAGCATCGGCGCCCACTGGGTGAGCGACCTGATGGTGGAGGCCGAGGTCACGGCCGAGGGGGAGGCGTGCGAGCTTTCGCTCGACCTCGTCGACTCGGGCGAGCACTTCGGCGTGACGATCCAGGCAGCCGACGGCTCCGCCCGTTTCTGGCGCCGCGCGTTCGAGGGTAACGAGACGGTTGAGATCGCCTCGGCGTCGACCCCCGTTCGCGCCGGTTCGGCGCATCGGCTCCGCCTGGCCAACTTCGATAATCGGCTCCTGCTGTGGGTCGATGAGACCCTGATCGACGCCGACGCCGCCTACGAAACGCCCCAGAGCCAGGGCGAGGGGGACGCCACGGCCCCTCGGTCGAGCGACACGGACAAAGGCGACTTGGCCCCGGTCGGCGTGGGCGTCAGCGGTGGGGACGCGACCGTCGCCCGGTTGCGCGTTTGGCGAGACGGGTACTACCTCGCCGCCAGCCACCGGGAGCCGCGATCGAACTTCACCACGGACCTGTCGCTCGGGGCGTTTGAGCCCGAAGATCAACGCAACTGGAGCCGTTCGGTTAAGGAGATGACTCGCGATCCCGACCTCTGGTACGCCTTTGCGAACCGCCGACGGGTCGATTTCGAAATCGACGAGGGCCAGCTCTTCGTGATGGGAGACAACAGCGGCCACAGCCTCGACGCCCGCCTTTGGAAGGGCGGCAACGGCGGCGACCTCGGCCGCCCCGGGGGCGCCTACCTCGAGGACTCGCAGCTCGTCGGCAAGGCGATCTGTGTCTACTGGCCCCATTCGTGGTATAGCGTGGGGCCGTTGCCCGTCTGGCCCAACTTCGGCGACATGCGGCTGGTCCGCTGA
- the ycdF_2 gene encoding Glucose 1-dehydrogenase 2, translated as MVKSSPVLLVTGASGGIGRAVAELAAAEGYAVAAHYHQDEASAAEVVQAIEAGGGRAVAVRADLGDESDVEALFQTVRERLGPVTALVNNAGVLGPIARVDAIAGERLERLFRVNVYGSFFCAREALKQMSSRHGGAGGVIVNVSSRAASFGSPGEFVDYAATKGAIDTFTIGLAKEVAEEGVRVNAVRPGLIDTNMHTHSGAPNRAHDLSGGVPMKRPGEPREVAEAILWLLSDQASYVTGALLDVGGGR; from the coding sequence GTGGTCAAAAGTTCCCCGGTGCTGCTCGTCACTGGCGCCTCGGGCGGCATCGGCCGGGCGGTGGCCGAGCTCGCCGCCGCCGAGGGTTACGCCGTCGCCGCCCACTACCATCAGGACGAAGCGAGCGCCGCCGAGGTGGTCCAAGCGATCGAGGCCGGCGGCGGCAGGGCGGTCGCCGTGCGAGCCGACCTCGGCGATGAGTCCGACGTCGAGGCGCTCTTCCAAACGGTCCGTGAGCGTTTAGGCCCGGTCACCGCCCTGGTGAACAACGCCGGGGTGCTGGGGCCGATTGCGCGCGTCGACGCCATCGCGGGCGAGCGCCTCGAACGCCTCTTCCGGGTCAACGTGTACGGCTCGTTCTTCTGCGCCCGCGAAGCGCTCAAGCAGATGTCGTCGCGTCACGGCGGCGCGGGCGGGGTGATCGTGAACGTCTCGTCGCGGGCGGCGTCGTTCGGTTCGCCCGGCGAGTTCGTCGACTACGCCGCCACGAAGGGGGCGATCGACACCTTCACGATCGGCCTCGCCAAGGAGGTCGCCGAAGAGGGCGTCCGCGTCAACGCCGTCCGACCCGGCCTGATCGACACCAACATGCACACGCACTCCGGCGCCCCGAACCGGGCTCACGATCTGAGCGGGGGCGTCCCCATGAAACGACCGGGCGAGCCCCGCGAGGTCGCCGAAGCGATCCTCTGGTTGCTTAGCGATCAAGCGAGCTACGTCACCGGAGCGCTGCTCGACGTGGGCGGAGGACGCTAG
- the sipV gene encoding Signal peptidase I V, whose product MLCQTLRTAVLLASLVLAVQTFVALGWLRPVEVAGDSMAPSHADGGRLLVRRWGLPRRWDVVVLRSPNDAQQLLVKRVIGLPGEEITLREGRVQIDGQPLGNPPEVAGVYYGAMGHPVWRLGTDEWFVVGDNQPVSIDSRNWEHAPGVPTRLIVGTVAR is encoded by the coding sequence GTGCTCTGCCAGACGCTGCGAACCGCCGTGCTGCTCGCCTCGCTCGTGCTGGCGGTGCAGACGTTCGTCGCGCTCGGCTGGTTGCGGCCGGTGGAGGTGGCGGGCGATTCGATGGCCCCGAGCCACGCCGACGGCGGCCGGCTGCTCGTCCGGCGGTGGGGCCTCCCCCGGCGGTGGGACGTGGTCGTCCTCCGCTCGCCGAACGACGCCCAGCAGTTGCTCGTGAAGCGAGTTATCGGCCTCCCCGGCGAGGAGATCACGCTCCGCGAGGGGCGTGTCCAGATCGACGGCCAGCCCCTCGGGAACCCGCCGGAGGTCGCCGGCGTCTACTATGGCGCGATGGGCCACCCCGTCTGGCGGCTGGGGACGGACGAGTGGTTCGTCGTTGGCGACAACCAGCCCGTCTCGATCGACAGCCGCAATTGGGAGCACGCCCCGGGCGTCCCGACGCGACTGATCGTGGGGACGGTCGCCCGCTAG
- the mobB gene encoding Molybdopterin-guanine dinucleotide biosynthesis adapter protein, translating to MKRLHVIGRKNHGKTTLVVALIEELTGRGLRVGTIKHTHHRHELDVPGKDSHRHRTAGATVVGVLSKGLSAVFLPSDDSGPSRDRYAPLATVFASSDLVLVEGDSGTTAPKIEVWRAEVGSRPLAEEDLSVLAVVTDDDLPTAGLTLPRSDLQTLADWVIAWMNRSD from the coding sequence GTGAAACGACTCCACGTTATCGGCCGAAAAAACCATGGGAAAACCACCCTCGTCGTCGCGCTCATTGAGGAGCTGACAGGACGCGGACTGCGGGTTGGAACGATCAAGCACACGCATCATCGGCACGAACTCGACGTGCCGGGTAAAGACTCGCATCGGCACCGAACAGCCGGCGCCACCGTTGTCGGTGTGCTATCGAAAGGCCTGAGCGCCGTCTTCTTGCCTAGCGATGACTCCGGTCCGAGCCGGGACCGCTACGCCCCCTTGGCGACAGTGTTCGCGTCGAGTGACCTCGTGCTCGTCGAAGGGGATTCGGGAACGACGGCTCCAAAGATCGAGGTCTGGCGTGCCGAGGTGGGCAGCCGGCCGTTGGCGGAAGAAGACCTGAGCGTACTCGCGGTTGTTACCGACGATGATCTGCCGACCGCAGGCCTAACCCTACCGAGGAGCGACCTGCAAACACTTGCCGACTGGGTTATCGCCTGGATGAACCGTAGCGATTGA
- a CDS encoding site-specific tyrosine recombinase XerC, with the protein MRTRLPTYAHFKPRNQACVWIKRRRIYLGPYGSPESHERYAAIIKRLLAGQAVEGYEEDLGGSSETRTALTIADLAVRYGEVARKRYRSDGKPNAEAEMLVSALEELAAQYGAIPATSFGPLALKAYRDQIGQRLARSTVNAQINRVRRVFRWAAADELIPTSVVTALEAVQGLRAGQGGRETAPVLPVEERSVAATLKHLPQVLADMVRLQQLTGMRPGEVCALRPVDLDRSSEIWRYHPASHKTQHLGKSRVVLIGPQGQALLLKYLTRSPDDYCFSPAESESKRRSVIQAMRTTPLSCGNTPGSNTANHPKRAPGRRYSTTAYRRAIQRACDRAGVPTWSPNQLRHATATAVRAEFGLDGAQIVLGHSHAKTTEIYAERDLTVGEQIARKIG; encoded by the coding sequence ATGCGCACCCGATTGCCTACCTACGCCCACTTCAAGCCGCGAAACCAGGCCTGCGTCTGGATCAAGCGTCGGCGGATCTACCTTGGCCCTTACGGCTCGCCCGAGAGCCACGAGCGCTACGCCGCGATCATCAAGCGGCTCCTAGCGGGCCAAGCCGTGGAGGGCTACGAGGAAGATCTCGGAGGGTCTTCGGAGACTCGTACTGCGCTCACCATCGCCGATCTTGCGGTTCGCTACGGCGAGGTCGCCCGAAAGCGCTATCGCTCGGACGGCAAGCCCAATGCCGAAGCCGAGATGCTCGTCTCCGCCCTGGAAGAGCTGGCGGCTCAATACGGAGCTATTCCAGCGACCAGCTTCGGGCCGCTGGCGCTCAAGGCGTATCGCGATCAGATCGGCCAGCGGCTCGCCCGCAGCACGGTCAACGCGCAGATCAACCGCGTACGACGCGTGTTCCGCTGGGCGGCAGCCGACGAGCTGATCCCCACCTCGGTCGTCACCGCGCTCGAAGCGGTGCAGGGGCTTCGAGCAGGCCAGGGGGGCCGCGAAACGGCCCCCGTGCTGCCGGTCGAGGAGCGGAGCGTGGCCGCCACTCTAAAGCATCTCCCTCAGGTGCTCGCCGACATGGTCCGGCTTCAGCAACTGACGGGGATGCGTCCGGGCGAAGTCTGCGCCCTCCGGCCGGTCGATCTCGATCGCTCGAGCGAGATCTGGCGATATCACCCGGCCAGCCACAAGACCCAGCACCTGGGAAAGTCGCGAGTCGTTCTCATTGGCCCACAGGGGCAAGCTCTGCTGCTGAAGTACCTGACGCGATCCCCCGACGACTACTGTTTCTCACCTGCCGAATCGGAATCGAAGCGCCGTTCGGTGATCCAAGCGATGCGTACGACGCCGCTGAGTTGCGGGAACACCCCGGGCTCGAACACGGCGAATCATCCCAAACGCGCGCCGGGACGACGTTACAGCACCACGGCTTACCGGCGAGCAATCCAGCGAGCCTGCGATCGCGCGGGCGTCCCCACCTGGAGTCCGAATCAGTTACGCCACGCGACCGCCACCGCCGTGCGTGCCGAGTTCGGTCTCGACGGGGCTCAGATCGTCCTGGGTCACAGCCACGCCAAGACGACCGAGATCTACGCCGAACGCGATCTAACGGTCGGAGAACAGATCGCCCGCAAGATCGGCTAG
- the qseF_1 gene encoding Transcriptional regulatory protein QseF → MSTTASISSKRTIDDLTSRPATDSDAWVLGASPRARQIARHAEKAAEVQCTVLVTGETGTGKEVWARVLHELSPRANQAFVPVNCAALTATLAESQLFGHEKGAFTGAAGRSLGVFRAAEGGVVFLDEVGEMPLELQPKLLRVLQEGEVTPVGSSKPERINVQVVAATNRDLATEVAEGRFREDLYYRLNMVELKVPTLRERAEDLPILVEFFSERFANKYGRNLWRPTPERLQEFCEYRWPGNLRQLSHVIEQGYVLDCEPCLPVDRPAETVDSRLPSMNLDELRTIAVRQALRTTGGHKGRAAKLLGVHANTLTRLLAQIETED, encoded by the coding sequence ATGTCGACCACAGCGTCGATCTCTTCGAAGCGCACAATCGACGACCTGACGTCGCGTCCGGCCACGGATAGCGATGCGTGGGTCCTCGGAGCGAGCCCCCGTGCCCGGCAGATCGCCCGGCACGCCGAGAAGGCCGCCGAGGTTCAGTGCACCGTCTTGGTGACCGGCGAGACCGGCACGGGCAAAGAAGTCTGGGCTCGGGTCCTGCACGAGCTCAGCCCCCGCGCCAACCAAGCGTTTGTGCCGGTCAACTGCGCAGCCCTCACCGCCACCCTGGCCGAGAGTCAGCTTTTCGGCCACGAGAAAGGGGCCTTCACCGGCGCCGCCGGCCGGAGTTTGGGTGTCTTCCGCGCTGCCGAGGGGGGCGTTGTCTTCCTCGACGAGGTCGGCGAGATGCCCCTCGAACTGCAGCCCAAGCTCCTCAGGGTGCTCCAGGAGGGGGAAGTCACGCCCGTGGGCTCCTCGAAGCCCGAGCGGATCAACGTCCAGGTGGTCGCCGCCACGAACCGTGACCTGGCGACCGAGGTCGCCGAGGGGCGTTTCCGCGAGGACCTGTACTACCGGCTCAACATGGTTGAGCTGAAGGTCCCCACTCTGAGGGAACGGGCCGAAGACCTCCCCATTCTGGTGGAGTTCTTCTCAGAGCGGTTCGCGAACAAGTACGGTCGCAATCTCTGGCGGCCCACTCCCGAGCGGCTTCAGGAGTTCTGCGAGTACCGCTGGCCCGGTAATCTGCGGCAGCTATCGCACGTGATCGAGCAGGGCTACGTCCTCGATTGTGAGCCCTGTTTGCCTGTCGATCGCCCTGCGGAGACAGTCGATAGCCGCCTCCCCTCAATGAACCTCGACGAACTCCGCACGATCGCCGTCCGACAGGCGTTGCGGACCACGGGGGGGCACAAAGGCCGAGCCGCCAAGCTGCTGGGCGTTCATGCCAACACGCTCACGCGTCTCTTGGCGCAGATCGAGACCGAAGACTGA
- the lptB gene encoding Lipopolysaccharide export system ATP-binding protein LptB, with amino-acid sequence MSLLEARGLVKSYGRRRVVDGVEFEVHPGEIVGLLGPNGAGKTTSFRMTCGLVEPDGGTVRLAGQDVTKWPLYRRSREGGMGYLAQESSVFRKLSVQDNLLGVMEMLGFDRRTRRKRCDELMEQFGITKLKRSRAMSLSGGERRRLEIARCLVSDPKIILLDEPFTGIDPVTIDSIQEIVRDLRTAGISILITDHQVRETLEITDRSYVVKAGRVLCHGRPKEVLAHPEARKHYFGEGMDVSLGGAA; translated from the coding sequence ATGTCCCTTTTAGAAGCCCGCGGGCTCGTGAAATCGTACGGCCGCCGCCGCGTGGTGGACGGTGTCGAGTTCGAGGTCCACCCGGGTGAGATCGTCGGCCTGCTCGGCCCCAACGGCGCCGGCAAGACGACCTCGTTCCGCATGACGTGCGGCCTCGTCGAGCCCGATGGCGGCACGGTCCGCCTCGCCGGCCAGGACGTCACCAAGTGGCCCCTCTACCGCCGCAGCCGCGAAGGGGGGATGGGCTATCTGGCGCAGGAGTCGAGCGTCTTCCGCAAGCTCTCCGTACAGGACAACCTGCTGGGCGTGATGGAGATGCTCGGCTTCGACCGCCGCACCCGCCGCAAGCGGTGCGACGAGCTCATGGAGCAGTTCGGCATCACGAAGCTGAAACGGAGCCGGGCGATGAGCCTCTCCGGCGGCGAACGCCGGCGGCTGGAGATCGCGCGGTGCCTGGTCTCCGACCCGAAGATCATCCTGCTGGACGAGCCGTTCACCGGCATCGACCCGGTCACGATCGACAGCATCCAGGAGATCGTCCGCGACCTGCGGACCGCGGGGATCTCGATCCTGATCACCGACCACCAAGTCCGCGAGACCCTGGAAATCACGGACCGCAGCTACGTGGTCAAAGCGGGCCGCGTCCTCTGCCACGGGCGGCCCAAGGAGGTCCTCGCGCACCCCGAGGCCCGCAAGCACTACTTCGGCGAGGGGATGGACGTCTCGCTCGGCGGGGCGGCGTGA
- the lpxD gene encoding UDP-3-O-acylglucosamine N-acyltransferase: MAAPTTLKDLAALVGGEVIGDPATRIDNAWPPQDCDARSITLIDSAESLPKLADCLAAAAVTPADVEEDKLDRPAIRVADVHAAFTAIVMHYRPRRERATTGVHPTAIIAKSARLGEAVSIGPGAVVGEDAVLGDGVVIGANSVVSDDCRIGRASHLGSRVTLNEATTLGERCRLHSGVVLGADGFGYRQVDGRHVPVPQLGTVEIGDDVEIGANTTIDRGVYGPTKIGDGTKIDNLVQIGHNCRIGRHNLLCSQVGIAGSTTTGDYVVMAGQVGVRDHISIGKGAIISAQAGVTNHVRPGEVMLGAPATPLREQKLKLAAIAKLPQLRKEFRELRKEIAELQRRLDEGGSHRLPHAA; this comes from the coding sequence ATGGCTGCTCCGACGACACTCAAAGACCTGGCCGCCCTCGTGGGCGGAGAGGTGATCGGCGATCCGGCAACCCGGATCGACAACGCTTGGCCTCCGCAAGACTGCGACGCCCGTTCGATCACGCTCATCGATTCGGCCGAGAGCCTGCCCAAGCTCGCCGATTGCTTGGCGGCGGCGGCGGTGACACCGGCCGACGTTGAAGAAGACAAACTCGACCGGCCCGCGATCCGCGTGGCGGATGTGCACGCCGCCTTCACGGCGATCGTTATGCACTACCGACCCCGCCGCGAACGCGCCACCACCGGCGTCCACCCGACGGCGATCATCGCCAAGTCGGCCCGCCTCGGGGAAGCGGTCTCCATCGGGCCGGGCGCTGTCGTTGGTGAAGACGCCGTCTTGGGAGATGGCGTGGTGATCGGCGCCAACTCGGTTGTGAGTGACGACTGTCGAATCGGTCGGGCGAGCCACCTCGGGAGTCGGGTGACGCTCAACGAAGCGACCACCCTCGGCGAGCGCTGCCGACTGCACAGCGGCGTGGTGCTGGGCGCCGACGGCTTCGGCTACCGCCAGGTCGATGGCCGCCACGTGCCCGTGCCGCAGCTTGGCACGGTCGAGATTGGTGACGACGTCGAGATCGGTGCGAACACGACAATCGACCGCGGCGTCTATGGACCGACGAAGATCGGCGACGGCACGAAGATCGATAACCTCGTGCAGATCGGGCACAACTGCCGCATCGGTCGCCACAACCTGCTCTGCTCGCAGGTCGGGATCGCCGGCAGCACCACGACGGGTGACTACGTGGTGATGGCCGGTCAGGTCGGCGTCCGCGATCACATCAGCATCGGAAAGGGCGCCATCATCTCCGCGCAGGCCGGCGTGACCAACCACGTGCGCCCGGGCGAGGTGATGCTCGGCGCCCCGGCGACACCGCTCCGCGAACAGAAGCTCAAGCTCGCCGCGATCGCCAAGCTGCCGCAGCTCCGCAAGGAGTTCCGCGAGCTGCGCAAGGAGATCGCCGAGCTGCAACGCCGCCTCGACGAGGGCGGCTCGCACCGCCTGCCGCACGCCGCCTGA
- the fpg2 gene encoding putative formamidopyrimidine-DNA glycosylase-like protein produces MPELPDIAAYLGALDQTLAGREVRAVRVRSPFVVRTFEPRIDELAGRRILGFSRRGKRVVIEFDGGLWAVVHLMIAGRFHWKKPGYAAKGKNDLLALDFEHGVLVLTEASKQKRAGVWLFDSLEAVDATDPGGLDTLACTSEAFAERLREKNSTLKRALTAPQRFDGIGNAYSDEILHAARLSPLKRTGQLSDEEAERLLEATRQTLREWIDRLTTESAEKFPSKVTAFRPEMAVHGKYNEPCPVCQTAVQRIRYATNECNYCPRCQTGGKMLSDRSLARLLKDDWPQTIEELEGEG; encoded by the coding sequence ATGCCTGAACTGCCCGACATCGCCGCTTACCTCGGCGCGCTCGATCAGACGCTCGCGGGGCGTGAGGTCCGCGCCGTGCGGGTCCGCAGCCCGTTCGTCGTGCGGACCTTCGAACCGAGGATCGACGAGCTCGCCGGCCGCCGGATCCTCGGCTTCTCACGGCGTGGCAAGCGGGTGGTCATCGAGTTCGACGGTGGCCTGTGGGCGGTCGTCCACCTGATGATCGCGGGGCGCTTCCACTGGAAGAAGCCGGGCTACGCCGCGAAGGGGAAGAACGACCTGCTCGCGCTCGATTTCGAGCACGGGGTGCTCGTCCTCACCGAGGCGTCCAAGCAGAAGCGCGCCGGGGTGTGGCTCTTCGATTCTCTGGAAGCGGTCGATGCGACCGACCCGGGGGGGCTCGATACGCTGGCCTGCACGAGCGAAGCGTTCGCCGAGCGGCTCCGCGAGAAGAACAGCACGCTGAAGCGTGCGTTGACGGCCCCGCAACGCTTCGATGGGATTGGCAACGCGTACAGCGATGAGATCCTGCACGCTGCCCGGTTGTCTCCCCTGAAGCGGACCGGGCAGCTCTCGGACGAAGAGGCCGAGCGGTTGCTCGAGGCGACGCGCCAGACGCTCCGGGAGTGGATCGATCGGCTGACCACTGAGTCGGCCGAGAAGTTTCCGTCGAAGGTGACCGCCTTCCGCCCCGAGATGGCCGTCCACGGCAAGTACAACGAGCCCTGCCCTGTTTGCCAGACGGCCGTGCAGCGGATCCGCTACGCCACGAACGAGTGCAACTACTGCCCCCGCTGCCAGACCGGCGGGAAGATGCTGAGCGATCGTTCGCTGGCCCGGCTGCTGAAGGACGATTGGCCGCAGACGATCGAAGAGCTTGAGGGCGAGGGCTAG